Proteins from one Candidatus Hydrogenedentota bacterium genomic window:
- a CDS encoding NnrS family protein, whose product MSCESAHSATCSCDAWRQIPPVHAPFFRAGIAVALTLGATWGAWLLLRIAGARSFTGVGLHEVNAHGHAQIFGWVGLFVMGFAYRALPRFKGVELKQPGTATWTLWLMLGGIICRSGAQAGLTAYSGLVWAGLAGSLLETAAAVLFAGLMIDIFRRSSAPWAVSDCFILTALGWFLVQTVYSAAYFHATALAPDRDALLALVAAWQAPLRDLQIHGFALTMILGVSQRILPRFYGLRPVSERRCALLLGLLAASVAGEILGFILMRASGHAWAALWYGAVLTLVVTVALLVRELGVFSHSASTDRSLKFVRAAYVWLLLSLTMLTLLPVYQFGLLRAFVPESEAARIGFSHAYYGAIRHAITVGFVSMMILGVAGRVVPAWRGFEVRSQPALWAPFLLVNTGCALRVGFQTLTDFAQPAFPLAGVSGVLEVTALALWGAHIWRLMSASAEPGSSGVTFFPRGGRTLSVDSKQLVCGE is encoded by the coding sequence ATGTCCTGTGAGTCCGCTCATTCGGCCACGTGCTCCTGTGATGCGTGGCGTCAGATTCCGCCTGTTCATGCCCCGTTTTTCCGCGCGGGTATCGCGGTTGCTCTGACCCTCGGCGCGACGTGGGGCGCGTGGCTGTTGCTGCGCATTGCGGGCGCACGGTCGTTTACGGGGGTTGGCCTGCACGAGGTGAACGCACACGGCCATGCCCAGATTTTCGGCTGGGTGGGGCTGTTCGTAATGGGATTTGCGTACCGGGCGCTACCCCGGTTCAAGGGCGTAGAACTGAAGCAGCCCGGCACCGCAACGTGGACACTCTGGCTGATGCTGGGCGGTATCATATGCCGCTCGGGGGCGCAGGCCGGGCTGACAGCATATTCCGGGCTGGTGTGGGCGGGCCTTGCGGGCTCATTGCTCGAAACCGCGGCGGCAGTGTTGTTTGCGGGCCTGATGATAGACATTTTTCGCCGGTCCTCGGCGCCTTGGGCCGTTTCCGACTGCTTCATTCTGACGGCGCTGGGTTGGTTCCTGGTCCAGACCGTCTACAGCGCGGCGTACTTCCACGCGACGGCACTAGCGCCGGACCGCGATGCGCTGCTGGCGCTCGTGGCCGCGTGGCAGGCCCCGCTGCGCGATCTGCAGATTCACGGTTTCGCGCTGACCATGATTCTCGGCGTGAGCCAGCGCATCCTGCCGCGGTTTTACGGACTGCGCCCGGTGAGCGAGCGCCGCTGCGCATTGCTGCTGGGTTTGCTGGCGGCGTCCGTCGCGGGCGAGATACTGGGCTTCATCCTGATGCGCGCCTCGGGCCATGCCTGGGCCGCGCTGTGGTACGGCGCCGTGCTGACGCTTGTGGTGACCGTGGCGCTGCTCGTGCGCGAGCTGGGCGTCTTCTCACATTCCGCGTCGACGGACCGCAGCCTGAAATTCGTGCGCGCGGCGTACGTCTGGCTGCTGCTCTCGCTGACGATGCTCACGCTCCTGCCCGTGTACCAGTTCGGACTGTTGCGGGCGTTCGTGCCGGAGAGCGAGGCGGCGCGCATCGGTTTCTCGCACGCGTACTACGGCGCCATCCGCCACGCGATTACCGTAGGCTTCGTCAGCATGATGATCCTGGGCGTGGCCGGGCGCGTGGTCCCGGCATGGCGCGGTTTCGAGGTTCGAAGCCAGCCCGCGCTATGGGCGCCTTTCCTGCTGGTCAATACCGGCTGCGCGTTGCGCGTCGGCTTTCAGACCTTGACCGATTTCGCGCAGCCCGCTTTTCCCCTGGCGGGGGTCAGCGGCGTGTTGGAGGTGACGGCCTTGGCGCTGTGGGGCGCGCACATCTGGCGCCTCATGAGCGCTTCCGCCGAGCCCGGCAGTTCAGGTGTCACGTTCTTCCCACGGGGGGGACGGACACTTTCCGTGGATTCTAAACAGTTGGTCTGCGGTGAGTAA
- a CDS encoding Rrf2 family transcriptional regulator, with translation MISKTAIHAVNALVELAGLKDHEFAGAAKLAEKIQAPQNYLGKLLQTLSQAGLVHSQKGLGGGFRLAHRPEDITLYDVVEPIDHVSRWSRCLMSQGTCTEKEPCPMHRQWAVVRDGYFKMLKGSSIAAIAARRRAVPQSK, from the coding sequence ATGATATCCAAGACGGCCATACATGCGGTGAACGCGCTGGTAGAGCTCGCGGGATTGAAGGACCACGAGTTCGCGGGCGCGGCCAAGCTCGCGGAGAAAATCCAGGCGCCGCAGAACTATCTGGGCAAGCTGCTCCAGACGCTGTCGCAGGCGGGCCTCGTGCATTCGCAGAAGGGCCTCGGCGGCGGGTTCCGGCTTGCGCACAGGCCGGAGGACATCACGCTCTACGACGTGGTCGAACCGATTGACCACGTGAGCCGGTGGTCGCGCTGCCTGATGAGCCAAGGCACATGCACGGAAAAGGAGCCTTGCCCGATGCACCGGCAGTGGGCCGTGGTTCGTGACGGGTATTTCAAGATGTTGAAGGGATCGAGCATTGCGGCCATCGCGGCGCGCCGTCGCGCGGTTCCCCAATCGAAATAG